In the Lysinibacillus sp. PLM2 genome, one interval contains:
- a CDS encoding transporter: MEIPARVGGKNDKNGNGKLKWWQLSLIGVGCTIGTGYFLGSGIGISKTGPSIILSFILAGLTAMLVSEVLGKMFIQDPQKGSFRSYAKKAYGRWAGFSSGWVYWFSEMLISGSQLTALSILTRFWFPNIPLWILASIYATLGIIVVLIGTKGFERVENIFAVMKVAAIFMFIILAILVLSGSFGGSVNDFTLPTTLNDFFANGIIGLWTSLIFGFYAFGGIEIMGILSMRLQNKNEVIKSTTVMLIMLTSIYLISIFLASGFAAYDQFNAEESPFVIALANYQLAFFPHVFIGGIIIAGFSTMAASLFAVTSMLVTMAEEGDAPKLFAKKSKLKVPPFALALTIAVLIISIIISRIVPDQVYEYITTAAGLMLIYNWFFILISFPKLIKATKFDHIKRFVAMFLILLAVSGTVVDETNRIGFFVSILFIVLVLLVILFMRKRNKKHKSEFPRGI, from the coding sequence ATGGAGATCCCAGCACGTGTAGGAGGGAAAAATGATAAAAACGGCAATGGAAAGTTAAAGTGGTGGCAGCTCTCCCTTATTGGTGTTGGATGTACCATTGGAACAGGTTATTTTCTTGGTTCGGGAATTGGTATTTCTAAAACTGGACCTTCCATTATACTTTCATTTATACTTGCGGGACTTACAGCAATGCTTGTCTCAGAAGTGCTAGGAAAGATGTTCATACAGGATCCACAAAAAGGATCTTTTAGATCTTATGCTAAAAAAGCATATGGACGATGGGCAGGGTTTAGTAGTGGTTGGGTGTACTGGTTTTCAGAAATGCTCATTTCAGGGAGTCAATTAACTGCTTTATCCATACTAACTCGTTTTTGGTTTCCGAACATACCACTTTGGATACTAGCATCAATTTACGCAACACTTGGCATTATCGTCGTTTTGATTGGAACAAAAGGATTTGAACGAGTAGAGAACATATTTGCAGTTATGAAAGTTGCTGCTATTTTTATGTTCATCATCCTCGCGATTCTTGTCCTTTCTGGTTCATTTGGTGGTAGTGTAAATGATTTTACATTGCCTACAACACTAAATGATTTTTTTGCAAATGGAATAATTGGTTTATGGACATCACTTATATTTGGTTTTTATGCTTTTGGTGGTATTGAAATTATGGGCATTTTATCAATGAGACTTCAAAATAAAAATGAAGTGATTAAGTCCACTACCGTAATGTTAATCATGCTAACCTCTATCTATTTAATTTCGATTTTTTTAGCTTCAGGCTTTGCAGCATACGATCAGTTTAATGCAGAGGAAAGTCCATTTGTCATCGCCCTTGCAAATTATCAGTTAGCCTTTTTCCCTCATGTATTTATTGGGGGGATTATTATTGCAGGCTTTTCGACAATGGCTGCATCATTATTTGCTGTAACAAGTATGCTCGTTACGATGGCAGAGGAAGGCGATGCACCTAAATTATTTGCTAAGAAAAGTAAATTAAAGGTACCACCGTTTGCATTAGCATTAACCATAGCGGTATTAATTATTTCAATTATTATTTCTAGAATAGTGCCAGATCAAGTATATGAATACATTACAACTGCTGCTGGATTAATGCTTATTTACAATTGGTTTTTTATTTTAATTTCATTCCCTAAATTGATAAAAGCAACAAAGTTTGATCATATAAAACGGTTTGTAGCAATGTTTCTCATTTTACTTGCAGTAAGTGGAACTGTTGTTGATGAAACGAATCGTATTGGCTTTTTTGTAAGTATATTATTTATTGTTTTAGTATTACTCGTTATTTTATTTATGCGAAAAAGAAATAAGAAACATAAAAGCGAATTCCCACGAGGCATATAA
- a CDS encoding peptide ABC transporter permease codes for MEAVVKSASDLSKKRTALKKEQRRLAFSKFIHNKQAVTGFIILALIVALALLGPIFISSDPYEIHPEDRLQGPSGNYIFGTDNLGRDLLARVIFGAQISLLIGLAVAFFAGLFGTIIGLYASYYKILDNVLMRICEGIMAIPAILLAIALMAALGPSTENIIIALSIVYTPYVARVVRSSALVVREETYIEAMKAIGAKSFRIIWGHIAPNVVSPLIIQITSVFANAILIEATLSFLGAGVPAPTPSWGNILYDGKMVIFNTPWMVVFPGICIVLAILALNMFGDGLRDILDPHSNNKK; via the coding sequence ATGGAAGCCGTAGTAAAATCAGCATCTGATCTTAGTAAAAAAAGAACGGCGTTAAAGAAGGAACAACGCCGATTAGCTTTCAGTAAATTTATTCATAATAAACAAGCTGTAACGGGTTTTATCATACTTGCGTTAATTGTTGCTTTGGCTCTATTAGGTCCTATTTTTATATCTTCGGATCCATATGAAATACATCCAGAAGATCGTCTTCAAGGTCCTAGTGGGAATTATATATTTGGTACAGATAATCTTGGTCGAGATTTATTAGCTCGCGTTATATTTGGTGCTCAAATATCCTTACTTATTGGTTTAGCAGTAGCATTTTTTGCTGGTCTATTTGGCACTATTATTGGTTTGTACGCGAGCTACTATAAAATTTTAGATAATGTTCTAATGCGTATTTGTGAAGGAATCATGGCTATACCAGCAATATTATTAGCAATTGCTTTAATGGCTGCTCTTGGACCAAGTACTGAAAATATTATTATTGCATTAAGTATTGTATACACGCCATATGTTGCGCGTGTCGTTCGTTCATCCGCATTGGTCGTCCGTGAAGAGACTTATATTGAGGCGATGAAGGCAATTGGTGCAAAGTCCTTTAGAATCATTTGGGGACATATTGCTCCTAACGTAGTTTCACCGTTAATCATTCAAATCACTTCAGTATTTGCGAATGCTATTTTAATAGAAGCAACACTGAGTTTCTTAGGTGCAGGGGTTCCAGCACCAACGCCAAGTTGGGGGAACATCCTATATGACGGAAAGATGGTTATTTTCAATACACCTTGGATGGTTGTGTTCCCAGGTATTTGTATTGTATTAGCGATTTTAGCTTTAAATATGTTTGGTGATGGACTCCGAGATATCCTAGATCCACATTCTAATAATAAAAAGTAA
- a CDS encoding GntR family transcriptional regulator translates to MTMVKKVTEKELLADQATRILRDAIVTGELAPGAELPEEKIAAKLGISRTPLREALRRLQREGFLTAQRGKPSKVTNLTEEDFLHTLEVRQLIEPYSIEKIVNNISESLLKQLKENIKQQEKATLDHNFNLFLELDRDFHLLLASANKNQQIRDIIYEMNTGIYRVFNFFVYKLPNTGEISFREHLEIIEAIEEKNASLAKKKMEEHIGKIGTRMKEVMALKST, encoded by the coding sequence ATGACAATGGTTAAAAAGGTTACTGAGAAAGAATTATTAGCAGACCAAGCAACTCGAATATTAAGAGATGCAATCGTTACTGGTGAGCTAGCACCGGGAGCCGAATTACCCGAGGAAAAAATTGCTGCTAAATTAGGCATTAGTCGAACCCCTCTACGTGAAGCGCTTCGTCGACTTCAAAGAGAAGGTTTTCTAACTGCGCAAAGAGGAAAGCCATCAAAAGTAACTAATCTTACAGAAGAAGATTTTCTTCATACGTTAGAAGTTCGTCAATTAATCGAGCCTTATAGCATTGAGAAAATCGTTAATAACATCAGTGAAAGTCTTTTAAAACAATTAAAAGAAAATATCAAACAACAAGAAAAAGCCACCTTAGATCATAATTTCAACCTCTTTCTAGAACTAGACCGCGATTTCCATTTACTATTAGCATCAGCCAACAAGAATCAACAAATAAGAGATATTATATACGAGATGAATACTGGAATATATCGTGTATTTAATTTCTTCGTTTATAAATTACCGAATACTGGTGAGATATCTTTTAGAGAGCATTTAGAAATTATAGAAGCAATAGAAGAGAAAAATGCCTCTCTTGCAAAAAAGAAAATGGAAGAACATATCGGAAAAATTGGTACAAGGATGAAGGAAGTTATGGCATTAAAAAGTACATAA
- a CDS encoding peptide ABC transporter ATP-binding protein codes for MINVENLHKSFGNNEILKGISTKVENQEVVVVIGPSGSGKSTFLRCLNGLETVTSGKIEIAGLELTNPKTNIHKLRQNVGMCFQQFNLFKHLTIMENITIGPIQVLKQSKQESEKVARELLKKVGLQDKENNYPDQLSGGQQQRVAIARALAMKPKVMLFDEPTSALDPEMVGEVLKVMTDLAHEGMTMVIVTHEMGFAREVGHRVIFMDDGYLVEEGTPAEIFNNPKEERTKSFLSKVL; via the coding sequence TTGATAAACGTTGAAAACCTTCACAAGTCATTTGGGAACAATGAGATTTTAAAAGGTATTAGTACAAAAGTTGAAAATCAAGAAGTAGTCGTAGTTATTGGTCCTTCTGGAAGTGGCAAAAGTACTTTCTTACGTTGCTTAAATGGTCTTGAGACAGTAACGAGCGGAAAAATTGAAATCGCTGGTTTAGAATTAACGAACCCAAAAACGAATATTCATAAATTAAGACAAAATGTCGGTATGTGTTTCCAGCAGTTTAATTTGTTTAAACATTTAACGATTATGGAAAACATTACAATTGGTCCTATACAAGTATTAAAACAAAGCAAGCAGGAAAGTGAAAAAGTTGCAAGGGAATTACTGAAAAAGGTCGGACTACAAGATAAAGAAAATAATTATCCGGATCAGCTTTCAGGAGGACAACAGCAACGTGTTGCCATTGCTCGTGCCTTAGCGATGAAGCCAAAAGTGATGCTATTTGATGAACCAACATCAGCCCTTGACCCAGAAATGGTCGGTGAGGTACTAAAAGTTATGACTGATCTTGCTCATGAAGGAATGACAATGGTTATCGTAACGCACGAAATGGGCTTCGCACGTGAAGTGGGACATCGTGTAATTTTTATGGACGATGGCTACTTAGTTGAAGAAGGAACACCTGCTGAAATTTTTAACAACCCAAAAGAAGAGCGAACAAAAAGCTTTTTATCGAAGGTGTTGTAA
- a CDS encoding glutamine ABC transporter permease, producing MNFEVIWENFPMLMEGLKLTIYYSIAAIVLAVVFGLIAALMKLSKSKVLRGLASVYIEVFRSTPLLVQLFFIVFGLTGLLPLNEWFGQKAYPIIAATLTLALHEGAYISEIIRAGILGVDRGQKEAAASIGMTDFQTMRFIVLPQAFKRMIPPLVNQSAQTIKDTSLLAPIGIIDLVFRGQIIISNTFEPFSIWLIIGVIYFVIIFVVSQFAGYLERRLQVDKR from the coding sequence ATGAATTTTGAAGTGATTTGGGAGAACTTTCCTATGCTTATGGAAGGTCTTAAGCTAACAATCTATTATTCTATCGCGGCTATTGTCCTTGCAGTCGTTTTCGGATTAATCGCAGCTTTAATGAAACTATCAAAGTCAAAAGTATTGCGTGGCTTAGCATCCGTATATATTGAAGTTTTCAGGTCTACACCTTTACTAGTACAGTTATTCTTTATTGTTTTTGGTTTAACTGGACTTCTGCCATTAAATGAATGGTTTGGACAAAAAGCTTATCCAATTATTGCAGCAACCTTAACACTGGCATTGCATGAGGGGGCTTATATTTCAGAAATCATCCGCGCAGGAATTCTTGGAGTTGATCGAGGACAAAAAGAGGCAGCGGCAAGTATTGGAATGACGGATTTCCAAACAATGCGTTTTATTGTATTACCACAAGCATTTAAACGTATGATTCCACCTCTTGTTAACCAGTCAGCTCAAACAATTAAAGATACATCCTTACTCGCACCAATTGGAATTATTGATTTAGTGTTTAGAGGACAAATTATCATTTCGAATACATTTGAACCATTCTCCATTTGGCTCATCATAGGGGTTATTTATTTTGTTATTATTTTTGTGGTTTCACAATTCGCTGGCTATCTAGAAAGGAGGCTGCAAGTTGATAAACGTTGA
- a CDS encoding basic amino acid ABC transporter substrate-binding protein — translation MKKSYLFKFLLVIGCVLLLAACGSTGNSTENTGGSADSTSGDSEKLVVRVGTSPTYPPFESEVDGELTGFDIALIEKIAEVEGFDVEFSVLQFDGLIPALKAGQIDVVVGALSITSTRMDSVNFSNAYYESGLSILANPDSGINSFEDLDGKLIGIQKGTSSYNYMVENGIDDQNIKQYADIATAYIALENGGVDAILYDHPSNINYIQTQETKAQIVGDILAGEHYGIAISKEKEEILQKINDGLAKLQENGEYEKLFDEYLSGEKNGFIDGVVKPEDVVIDR, via the coding sequence ATGAAAAAATCTTATCTTTTTAAGTTTTTACTAGTAATTGGATGTGTATTGCTTTTAGCAGCTTGTGGTTCTACTGGGAATTCCACGGAAAACACAGGGGGCTCGGCAGATTCCACATCTGGCGATTCAGAAAAATTAGTTGTACGTGTTGGTACAAGTCCAACTTATCCACCATTTGAATCAGAGGTAGATGGTGAACTAACAGGGTTTGATATCGCGTTAATTGAGAAAATTGCTGAAGTAGAAGGTTTTGATGTTGAATTTTCTGTTTTACAATTCGATGGACTAATCCCTGCGTTAAAAGCGGGACAAATTGACGTAGTAGTTGGGGCGCTTTCAATTACTAGCACACGAATGGATAGTGTAAACTTCTCAAATGCGTATTATGAATCAGGACTTTCTATTCTAGCTAATCCTGACTCTGGAATTAATAGCTTTGAAGATTTAGATGGAAAACTAATTGGTATCCAAAAAGGTACTTCATCATACAATTATATGGTAGAAAATGGTATAGATGATCAAAATATTAAGCAATATGCTGACATTGCTACTGCTTACATCGCTCTTGAAAATGGTGGCGTTGATGCAATTCTTTATGATCACCCATCAAACATTAACTATATCCAAACTCAAGAAACAAAAGCACAAATTGTTGGTGACATTTTAGCTGGTGAACATTATGGTATCGCTATCAGTAAAGAAAAAGAAGAAATTCTGCAAAAAATTAATGATGGATTGGCTAAACTCCAAGAAAATGGCGAATACGAAAAATTATTTGATGAATATTTAAGTGGCGAAAAGAATGGTTTCATCGATGGTGTAGTAAAACCTGAGGATGTAGTTATTGACCGTTAA
- a CDS encoding ABC transporter permease — protein MKTYLLKRLISLIPTLLIVSIVVYLIIYLTPGDPAEVMLGDSATDEQVEALREEMGLNDSFVQRYFTWMGGVLQGDLGTSYFMKEDVTYSIVSHLGPTLSLAILAEIFAIVIGIPIGIFAARRRGTYVDQSFMGLSYIGVAIPSFLLALFLILIFSITLKWFPVAGYKELSEGLWEHLRYMILPALALGCMHIALTARMTRSSMLDVLNLNFIKTARAKGVKESIVIYRHTLRNALLPIITIIGQNFGILIAGAAVVETVFNIPGIGQLVVNSIERRDFPVIQGIILFVTFVYVVINLIVDLLYGVIDPRVKLDK, from the coding sequence GTGAAAACGTACTTATTAAAGCGTTTAATTTCATTAATACCAACACTCTTAATTGTTTCCATAGTCGTTTATTTGATTATTTACTTAACACCTGGGGACCCGGCTGAAGTTATGCTTGGTGATTCGGCGACAGATGAACAAGTAGAGGCTTTACGAGAAGAAATGGGTCTTAATGATTCCTTTGTCCAACGATATTTTACTTGGATGGGCGGAGTGCTACAAGGTGATTTAGGCACTTCTTACTTTATGAAAGAAGACGTAACCTATTCCATTGTGAGTCATTTAGGACCAACTTTATCCTTAGCAATTCTTGCAGAAATATTTGCAATAGTAATTGGAATTCCAATTGGTATTTTTGCTGCAAGACGAAGAGGAACTTATGTTGATCAGTCCTTTATGGGTCTATCATACATAGGTGTTGCTATTCCTAGTTTTTTACTAGCATTATTCTTGATTTTAATATTTTCTATTACTTTAAAATGGTTCCCTGTAGCAGGATATAAAGAATTAAGTGAAGGACTGTGGGAGCACTTAAGATACATGATTTTACCTGCTCTAGCACTTGGATGTATGCATATTGCTTTAACTGCTAGAATGACCCGCTCCTCTATGCTGGATGTATTAAATTTAAACTTTATTAAAACAGCAAGAGCTAAAGGAGTAAAAGAAAGTATTGTCATTTACAGACATACACTTCGAAATGCGCTTTTACCTATTATTACAATTATTGGACAAAATTTTGGTATTCTAATCGCTGGTGCTGCAGTAGTTGAAACGGTGTTTAATATTCCTGGTATTGGACAATTAGTTGTAAACTCCATTGAAAGACGAGACTTTCCAGTAATCCAAGGGATCATTTTATTCGTAACTTTTGTATATGTTGTCATCAATCTTATCGTCGACTTGTTATATGGTGTGATTGATCCAAGGGTTAAATTAGATAAATAA
- the ptpA gene encoding ABC transporter substrate-binding protein: protein MKIKKFGWLLAVFSILMIVTACSGGSGEGDNTSEGTDTAISTDGELHYASNVQPPTLDPLMSNAIVTREVASVIYESLVAFNENFEPVPMLAESIDVSEDGKTYTFNLRQGVLFHNGEEMKAEDVVASMERWKEKSSSARAVLTEPQFAEVDEYTVTMTLAEPTTLALGAIANTSHLAAIMPKEIVESAPESGVEEFIGTGPFKFVEWKQDQYLHFTRFDEYAALDTPASGLSGKKEALVKDVYFDIVIDPSTQLSGLQTGEYDIAGGIIQDDLAQLEANPDLEYITPFDANYTLLFNRKEGAFQSKELRQAVAYALDLDALAAVAAVDNYEITPSQLPKQNAVWATDAGSEFHNQKDLEKAKQLVEQSGYNGETLNILTTRDYPQMYNEAVYVKEQLAQIGINVELLVYDWATALSEVRNSPQDWNIFTTSFPSTPSPVELLYYAESYFDGAETDTQKELLAKIKSAPTTEEAKQYWEELQTHSIEDVKLITTFAANKISAYTTDVKGYKYFEVPLFYNVSVSE from the coding sequence ATGAAAATAAAAAAGTTCGGATGGTTATTAGCGGTATTTTCTATTTTAATGATTGTTACTGCATGTAGTGGTGGTAGCGGTGAAGGTGATAATACTTCTGAAGGTACAGATACAGCAATTTCAACAGATGGTGAATTACATTATGCCAGTAACGTTCAACCCCCAACGCTAGATCCATTGATGTCTAATGCGATTGTTACACGTGAAGTTGCATCAGTCATTTATGAATCTTTAGTTGCTTTTAATGAAAACTTTGAACCAGTACCAATGTTAGCGGAATCCATTGATGTTAGTGAAGATGGGAAAACTTATACGTTCAATTTAAGACAAGGTGTATTGTTCCACAACGGAGAAGAAATGAAAGCTGAAGACGTAGTTGCTTCGATGGAACGTTGGAAAGAGAAATCTTCATCTGCTAGAGCAGTATTAACTGAACCACAATTTGCAGAAGTTGACGAATACACAGTAACGATGACTTTAGCAGAACCTACTACTCTTGCATTAGGTGCTATTGCGAATACATCACATTTAGCTGCGATTATGCCAAAAGAAATTGTTGAATCAGCGCCAGAATCTGGTGTGGAAGAATTCATCGGAACAGGTCCTTTTAAGTTTGTTGAATGGAAGCAAGATCAATACTTACATTTTACAAGATTTGATGAATATGCTGCTTTAGACACACCTGCAAGTGGTCTGTCCGGTAAAAAAGAAGCTTTAGTGAAGGATGTTTACTTTGATATCGTAATTGACCCATCTACTCAACTATCAGGCTTACAAACAGGTGAATATGATATTGCTGGTGGTATTATCCAGGATGATTTAGCTCAACTTGAAGCTAATCCAGATTTAGAATATATTACTCCATTTGATGCGAACTACACTCTATTATTTAACCGTAAAGAAGGAGCGTTCCAATCAAAAGAATTAAGACAAGCAGTTGCTTATGCATTAGATTTAGATGCACTTGCAGCGGTAGCAGCAGTTGATAACTATGAAATTACACCTAGCCAATTACCTAAGCAAAATGCAGTTTGGGCAACAGATGCAGGTTCAGAATTCCATAATCAAAAAGATTTAGAGAAAGCAAAACAATTAGTAGAACAAAGTGGATATAACGGCGAAACACTAAACATTTTAACAACGCGTGATTATCCACAAATGTATAACGAAGCAGTTTATGTAAAAGAACAGCTTGCGCAAATTGGTATTAACGTTGAGCTTTTAGTTTATGACTGGGCAACTGCGTTAAGTGAAGTACGTAACTCTCCACAGGATTGGAATATCTTCACAACAAGTTTCCCATCTACACCAAGTCCGGTAGAACTTCTTTATTATGCAGAAAGTTACTTTGACGGTGCAGAAACAGATACGCAAAAAGAATTACTTGCAAAAATTAAAAGTGCTCCAACAACTGAAGAAGCGAAACAGTATTGGGAAGAATTACAAACACATTCAATCGAAGATGTAAAACTTATTACAACATTTGCAGCAAATAAAATTTCAGCTTACACAACGGATGTAAAAGGCTATAAGTATTTCGAAGTACCTTTATTCTATAACGTATCTGTAAGTGAATAA
- a CDS encoding GntR family transcriptional regulator, producing the protein MEFRNIKKKNLYEEITNHIVRFVDDHGLQPGDKLPTENDMVKIFGVSKTAIREALSVLVAKGIIEKKAGVGSILKERNSLDLFETATQQLKMQRQTLQEVLEFRRGIEVEAAALAANRASEEQLQAIENAHRELIEINTNGGLGIEEDYRFHYLIILATGNYIFETMFDAIAPHYFETIKISKTQSHRLSKHYFQEAHTEHQAILNALRSKDGEKARIAMLKHLLNNEAKIWSNDL; encoded by the coding sequence ATGGAGTTTAGAAATATTAAAAAAAAGAATCTTTATGAGGAAATTACAAATCACATTGTTCGATTTGTTGATGATCACGGCCTACAACCAGGTGATAAATTACCAACAGAAAATGATATGGTCAAAATTTTTGGTGTAAGTAAAACAGCGATCCGTGAAGCCTTAAGTGTACTAGTGGCAAAAGGTATTATTGAGAAAAAAGCGGGCGTTGGTAGTATTTTAAAAGAACGTAATTCTTTGGATTTGTTTGAGACGGCTACTCAACAGTTGAAAATGCAGAGGCAAACGTTACAAGAAGTTCTTGAGTTTCGAAGAGGAATTGAAGTAGAAGCTGCAGCCCTTGCTGCAAACAGGGCCTCAGAAGAACAGTTACAAGCAATAGAGAATGCTCATAGAGAACTGATTGAAATAAACACTAATGGTGGATTAGGAATCGAAGAAGATTATAGATTTCATTACTTAATTATATTAGCAACAGGAAACTACATTTTTGAAACTATGTTTGATGCCATTGCACCGCATTACTTTGAAACTATCAAAATTAGTAAAACACAATCCCACCGTTTGTCTAAACACTATTTCCAAGAAGCTCATACAGAACACCAGGCTATTTTGAATGCATTAAGATCAAAAGATGGAGAAAAAGCCCGTATTGCCATGCTAAAACATCTACTTAACAACGAAGCAAAAATTTGGAGTAATGATTTATAA
- a CDS encoding amino acid transporter encodes MNTFLGYVFLGISLAAPIGPINAAQLTKGINGGFMHAWLVGLGAMLADAFYMFIVYLGVSQFLETPFMQTLLWSFGCFVLIYTGVDSILSAKKKINMKYTKGRTLKKSFLYGFFLSLTNPLSILFWLGIFGSVLVETVSTYDMDHVILYSLAIFVGLFIWDIAMAYIASSFRKLLKAKVLGAISILSGISLIGFGIYFGVQAIKLLFF; translated from the coding sequence ATGAATACTTTTCTTGGTTACGTTTTTTTAGGGATTTCCCTCGCTGCCCCAATTGGTCCTATCAACGCAGCACAACTAACAAAAGGAATTAACGGCGGCTTCATGCATGCTTGGCTAGTTGGATTAGGTGCGATGCTAGCAGATGCATTCTATATGTTCATTGTATATCTGGGAGTTTCCCAATTTCTTGAAACGCCCTTTATGCAAACATTATTATGGTCATTTGGTTGTTTTGTTCTAATTTATACTGGTGTCGATAGTATTTTAAGTGCCAAAAAGAAAATAAATATGAAATATACAAAAGGAAGAACACTTAAAAAATCATTTCTATATGGATTTTTTTTATCCCTCACCAATCCATTATCGATTCTGTTTTGGCTAGGTATTTTTGGTTCTGTACTTGTTGAAACAGTTTCAACTTACGATATGGATCATGTTATTTTATATAGCCTTGCAATTTTCGTTGGATTATTTATATGGGATATTGCAATGGCCTATATCGCGAGTAGTTTCAGAAAATTACTTAAAGCAAAGGTTCTTGGTGCGATTTCAATTTTATCCGGTATATCACTGATTGGATTTGGTATTTATTTTGGTGTACAAGCAATAAAGCTGTTATTTTTCTAA